Proteins encoded within one genomic window of Anopheles gambiae chromosome 3, idAnoGambNW_F1_1, whole genome shotgun sequence:
- the LOC133393966 gene encoding uncharacterized protein LOC133393966, producing the protein MDEDLGYYIYISLTLVPVYLAFKLVQWMGWELFVNN; encoded by the coding sequence ATGGATGAAGATCTCGGCTATTACATCTACATTTCGCTAACGCTCGTGCCAGTGTATTTAGCATTCAAACTCGTGCAATGGATGGGCTGGGAATTGTTTGTCAACAATTGA
- the LOC1279458 gene encoding tektin-4 — protein sequence MAQLNCPPCTPCASVCIEHQPIQTETSVDNPFHKPRETTAADIKDYQKELLTSPVGLPASDPPPYLPQRAGNSDGYPLAKPMGPIGPWATGRVDWGALSGQTGTRPVVNQYSITRYSVDEWRQRNADMINACETTVDHSVQVENASKNTIIRTYAIADKTQTDCTQSLHVRAKNIDDLKCELDRAISSMQEEIAALERQRRRLKQSLAVLRMPEAIANECLERRTGRPDTELIRDRPEEELIQEISLISEIKAILLQTLANIEQQQSDNRAVRQRMEFDWSEKKVAHENDAVNCNLRNQSTNTLFKPGATRCSNEQSTEIYWEKFTRETLDMYHNCRHKSEQLRNTLDAILTNAARDLRTQADSVERALASRISCMEEIREKLEIDLRTVLQHLADTEIQIDKLKVAIRNMDYAMMVVQTRLDNRNQRPRVENCRDQPQNLLIAEVKSLEVGSSAMNAQLKQEEDVKQELVNRRNELEREIMLKRRTIAIDRDRCQLLRSHFPSSTALSGY from the exons ATGGCTCAGCTCAATTGTCCTCCCTGTACGCCTTGTGCATCCGTGTGCATTGAACATCAACCGATTCAAACG GAAACATCTGTGGATAATCCATTTCACAAGCCCAGAGAAACAACGGCAGCGGACATCAAAGACTACCAAAAAGAG TTACTAACGAGCCCGGTCGGATTGCCAGCAAGCGATCCGCCTCCGTACCTCCCGCAACGTGCTGGAAACTCGGATGGGTATCCTTTGGCGAAACCAATGGGCCCAATCGGGCCATGGGCGACGGGCCGTGTCGATTGGGGTGCCCTTTCCGGTCAAACCGGCACGCGCCCGGTTGTCAACCAGTACTCCATTACGCGCTACAGTGTCGACGAGTGGCGCCAAAGAAATGCGGATATGATCAATGCTTGCGAGACCACCGTAGACCATAGTGTTCAGGTGGAAAATGCTAGCAAAAATACCATCATACGAACGTACGCAATAGCGGACAAAACGCAAACAGATTGTACGCAGAGTTTGCATGTGCGGGCTAAAAATATCGACGATTTAAAGTGCGAACTGGATAGGGCCATTTCTAGCATGCAGGAGGAAATTGCGGCCCTCGAACGGCAACGCCGACGGTTGAAGCAGTCACTGGCAGTGCTACGTATGCCGGAGGCTATAG CCAACGAATGTTTGGAACGCCGTACGGGACGTCCAGATACGGAGCTGATTCGAGATCGTCCAGAGGAAGAGTTGATACAAGAGATTAGTTTGATTTCGGAAATTAAAGCAATATTGCTTCAAACGCTTGCAAACattgagcagcagcaaagtgaCAACCGCGCGGTGAGGCAACGAATGGAGTTTGACTGGAGCGAAAAAAAGGTAGCTCACGAGAATGATGCAGTCAATTGTAATCTTCGCAATCAGTCGACGAACACGCTGTTTAAGCCAGGAGCCACCAGATGCTCTAATGA GCAATCGACTGAAATCTATTGGGAAAAATTTACCCGTGAAACATTGGACATGTATCACAACTGTCGCCACAAGTCGGAACAATTGCGGAACACACTCGATGCGATACTTACGAACGCTGCAAGAGATTTGCGCACCCAAGCCGATAGCGTCGAGCGGGCGTTAGCATCCCGTATATCGTGCATGGAGGAAATTCGTGAAAAGCTGGAAATTGATCTTCGCACT GTCCTACAGCATCTAGCAGACACCGAAATTCAAATCGATAAGCTGAAGGTTGCCATCAGAAACATGGACTACGCGATGATGGTTGTCCAAACGCGGCTGGATAATCGCAATCAACGACCGAGGGTGGAAAATTGTCGGGATCAGCCTCAAAATTTGCTGATTGCAGAAGTAAAATCCCTCGAGGTGGGCTCTTCGGCCATGAACGCTCAGCTCAAACAGGAAGAGGACGTCAAGCAGGAGCTTGTCAATCGCCGCAACGAACTCGAACGCGAAATCATGCTCAAGCGGCGCACTATCGCCATTGATCGTGACCGTTGCCAATTGCTGCGGTCGCATTTTCCTTCCTCTACCGCTTTGAGCGGATATTGA
- the LOC4578044 gene encoding uncharacterized protein LOC4578044 isoform X1 — translation MASKSAFNSCSYAQDIDRTESSKVFEIEQCMYNLSEDFFRQTTLQETVAPVESATTGVVSPEVFDESLNNAAASAAQSVHHIADILQRPISDELMKKLCFSELLLVCDGSETIVGGAAINVSLIAEEVLAAFSSTRLTILGHSTAESELMSFADRNCRPLQERKCETLISGTIRQEKQIQLYFDEAHNVTAYRQESNGLQTESFYGLLSGPGRSGEEDSADDNRPTILPDGLQLLLLRYLVLSNFVGEICSQTIDIQGRVGNCIHQISAAIPVPKHRREGTAEAVKEIRKSTWYSDGTEPEESVSHYDASTGRLLRHGWNSSNYILIENPLGTASPMAIKELEQGMKDYVQTLSGLIKNRASVKEMIDHVDCTVKEMDQCNKIVNPLLRDIIKEV, via the exons atggcttCCAAATCCGCTTTTAATTCCTGCTCCTATGCGCAGGACATCGATCGCACAGAAAGTAGTAAAGTTTTCGAAATTGAACAATGCATGTACAATTTATCAGAGGACTTTTTTCGCCAGACCACTCTACAAGAGACCGTCGCGCCGGTAGAAAGCGCGACTACGGGTGTAGTCTCACCGGAAGTGTTCGACGAGTCGCTCAACAATGCTGCAGCAAGTGCGGCACAGTCCGTGCACCACATAGCAGATATCCTTCAGCGTCCGATTTCCGACGAGCTAATGAAAAAACTGTGCTTCAGCGAActgctgcttgtgtgtgaTGGCAGCGAGACCATCGTTGGAGGGGCCGCTATCAACGTCAGCCTGATAGCGGAAGAAGTATTGGCGGCATTTTCCAGCACCAGACTCACAATTCTTGGGCATTCTACGGCGGAAAGTGAGCTGATGTCATTTGCGGACCGAAACTGTCGACCGCTGCAGGAGCGCAAATGTGAAACGCTCATTTCTGGTACAATCAGGCAG GAGAAACAAATACAACTCTACTTCGATGAGGCCCACAACGTCACAGCTTACAGGCAGGAAAGCAATGGGTTGCAGACCGAAAGCTTTTACGGTTTGCTGTCGGGCCCGGGAAGGAGCGGGGAAGAAGACTCGGCTGATGACAACAGGCCTACTATTTTGCCCGATGGACTACAGCTGCTACTCTTGCGGTACTTAGTGCTGTCCAACTTTGTAGGCGAAATTTGCAGCCAAACAATCGACATTCAGGGAAGGGTTGGAAATTGCATTCACCAAATTTCGGCCGCTATTCCAGTACCAAAGCATCGACGCGAAGGTACAGCTGAAGCAGTGAAGGAGATCAGAAAATCGACTTGGTATTCGGATGGCACAGAGCCAGAAGAAAGTGTATCGCATTACGACGCCTCCACGGGGCGTTTGCTGCGGCAcggttggaatagttcaaacTACATCCTCATTGAAAACCCGCTCGGTACGGCATCCCCAATGGCCATAAAAGAACTCGAGCAAGGTATGAAAGATTACGTGCAAACCTTATCGGGATTGATTAAAAACCGAGCGTCGGTGAAAGAGATGATCGACCATGTGGATTGCACAGTGAAAGAGATGGATCAGTGCAACAAAATTGTAAATCCGCTACTGAGAGATATCATTAAGGAAGTATGA
- the LOC4578044 gene encoding uncharacterized protein LOC4578044 isoform X2, producing the protein MRRTSIAQKTTLQETVAPVESATTGVVSPEVFDESLNNAAASAAQSVHHIADILQRPISDELMKKLCFSELLLVCDGSETIVGGAAINVSLIAEEVLAAFSSTRLTILGHSTAESELMSFADRNCRPLQERKCETLISGTIRQEKQIQLYFDEAHNVTAYRQESNGLQTESFYGLLSGPGRSGEEDSADDNRPTILPDGLQLLLLRYLVLSNFVGEICSQTIDIQGRVGNCIHQISAAIPVPKHRREGTAEAVKEIRKSTWYSDGTEPEESVSHYDASTGRLLRHGWNSSNYILIENPLGTASPMAIKELEQGMKDYVQTLSGLIKNRASVKEMIDHVDCTVKEMDQCNKIVNPLLRDIIKEV; encoded by the exons ATGCGCAGGACATCGATCGCACAGAAA ACCACTCTACAAGAGACCGTCGCGCCGGTAGAAAGCGCGACTACGGGTGTAGTCTCACCGGAAGTGTTCGACGAGTCGCTCAACAATGCTGCAGCAAGTGCGGCACAGTCCGTGCACCACATAGCAGATATCCTTCAGCGTCCGATTTCCGACGAGCTAATGAAAAAACTGTGCTTCAGCGAActgctgcttgtgtgtgaTGGCAGCGAGACCATCGTTGGAGGGGCCGCTATCAACGTCAGCCTGATAGCGGAAGAAGTATTGGCGGCATTTTCCAGCACCAGACTCACAATTCTTGGGCATTCTACGGCGGAAAGTGAGCTGATGTCATTTGCGGACCGAAACTGTCGACCGCTGCAGGAGCGCAAATGTGAAACGCTCATTTCTGGTACAATCAGGCAG GAGAAACAAATACAACTCTACTTCGATGAGGCCCACAACGTCACAGCTTACAGGCAGGAAAGCAATGGGTTGCAGACCGAAAGCTTTTACGGTTTGCTGTCGGGCCCGGGAAGGAGCGGGGAAGAAGACTCGGCTGATGACAACAGGCCTACTATTTTGCCCGATGGACTACAGCTGCTACTCTTGCGGTACTTAGTGCTGTCCAACTTTGTAGGCGAAATTTGCAGCCAAACAATCGACATTCAGGGAAGGGTTGGAAATTGCATTCACCAAATTTCGGCCGCTATTCCAGTACCAAAGCATCGACGCGAAGGTACAGCTGAAGCAGTGAAGGAGATCAGAAAATCGACTTGGTATTCGGATGGCACAGAGCCAGAAGAAAGTGTATCGCATTACGACGCCTCCACGGGGCGTTTGCTGCGGCAcggttggaatagttcaaacTACATCCTCATTGAAAACCCGCTCGGTACGGCATCCCCAATGGCCATAAAAGAACTCGAGCAAGGTATGAAAGATTACGTGCAAACCTTATCGGGATTGATTAAAAACCGAGCGTCGGTGAAAGAGATGATCGACCATGTGGATTGCACAGTGAAAGAGATGGATCAGTGCAACAAAATTGTAAATCCGCTACTGAGAGATATCATTAAGGAAGTATGA
- the LOC5668289 gene encoding spindle and kinetochore-associated protein 1, translated as MDQTLDAILQKQLDTIQRIELFLDIYKCKEFVAADLNKLKEDSGEAAEKLSRTREYLETDRKDVCSQFIKIMQKMRRNELLMLHLWEVGPHSEAANAKPAQSDTPKSMPLKELQNDNPSKMHLTDYSKSPFATRSKSKDIHFYDFDAEITEEEFETIPKYLRGRMQLSELIQFLEKDVIKCFEEKYTLMYKHRKAVSNQHDLTAWKDYNSMQAKFPDRKFITQDDLLHKSGKALDKKSYAKLQMLRYLHILQEVRSEGTVYFLWIYSR; from the exons ATGGACCAAACGTTGGATGCTATTCTCCAAAAGCAATTAGATACCATTCAACGTATCGAACTGTTTCTGGACATATATAAGTGTAAAGAGTTCGTCGCAGCCGATCTAAACAAATTGAAGGAGGATTCGGGTGAAGCGGCGGAGAAATTATCGCGCACCAGGGAATACCTCGAAACGGACCGAAAGGATGTGTGTTCACAGTTCATCAAAATAATGCAGAAAATGCGACGCAACGAACTACTTATGCTTCATCTGTGGGAAGTTGGACCACACAGCGAGGCGGCAAATGCTAAACCTGCTCAATCAGATACACCGAAATCAATGCCACTCAAGGAG CTGCAGAACGACAACCCCTCGAAAATGCACCTCACAGACTATTCTAAATCTCCGTTTGCAACACGGTCCAAGTCCAAGGATATACATTTTTATGACTTTGATGCAGAAATAACGGAAGAAGAATTTGAGACGATCCCCAAGTATTTGCGGGGTCGCATGCAACTGTCCGAACTGATCCAGTTCCTTGAAAAGGATGTGATTAAATGCTTCGAGGAGAAATACACGCTTATGTACAAACATCGCAAGGCTGTTTCCAACCAGCATGATCTTACTGCTTGGAAAGATTACAACAGCATGCAGGCAAAGTTTCCTG ATCGTAAATTCATCACGCAGGACGATCTATTGCACAAATCTGGCAAAGCATTGGACAAGAAGAGCTATGCAAAGTTACAAATGCTTCGATATCTTCACATTCTCCAAGAAGTGCGCTCTGAGGGAACAGTGTACTTCCTGTGGATTTACAGCAGATAA
- the LOC1279460 gene encoding mediator of RNA polymerase II transcription subunit 6, with protein MNPGRLGLAPLLQENPLWISWHDSNWIPVLNPGNVMDYFSEKSNPFYDRTCNNEIVRMQRQSLELLNNMTGVEYIPLHVQDPILYVIRKQHRHSPTEATPMADYYIIAGTVYQAPDLASVFNSRILSTVHHLQTAFDEASSYSRYHPSKGYSWDFSSNKAIAEKTKTQTKKEAPVKEEPSSIFQRQRVDMLLGDLLRKFPLPLPQMTNNPTGGNPSDTANASNNHGGAAGDSDHVGADATLIKQEPTEGGVGRGGNNDVPPEKKMKL; from the exons ATGAATCCCGGACGATTGGGATTAGCACCGCTCTTGCAAGAGAATCCGTTGTGGATTTCGTGGCACGACTCGAACTGGATACCGGTGCTGAATCCTGGCAATGTGATGGACTACTTTTCGGAAAAATCCAACCCATTTTACGACCGAACATGCAACAACGAAATCGTCCGGATGCAGCGGCAAAGCCTGGAGCTTCTGAA CAACATGACTGGCGTAGAATACATTCCCCTCCACGTTCAAGACCCCATACTGTACGTGATCCGCAAACAGCACCGACATTCGCCGACAGAGGCTACTCCGATGGCTGACTACTACATCATTGCTGGTACGGTGTATCAGGCGCCCGATTTGGCCAGCGTTTTCAACTCGCGAATACTGTCCACCGTGCATCACTTGCAAACGGCATTCGATGAGGCCAGCTCATACTCCCGGTACCACCCGAGCAAAGGATATTCGTGGGATTTTTCTTCCAACAAAGCCA TTGCCGAAAAGACCAAAACTCAAACCAAGAAGGAAGCACCGGTGAAAGAGGAGCCGAGCTCAATTTTCCAACGTCAGCGGGTGGATATGTTGCTGGGCgatttgctcagaaagttccCGCTACCCTTGCCCCAGATGACAAACAATCCTACCGGCGGTAACCCGTCCGATACAGCCAATGCGTCTAATAACCATGGTGGTGCTGCAGGGGACAGCGATCACGTTGGTGCCGATGCTACTTTGATCAAACAAGAGCCCACCGAGGGAGGCGTTGGGCGGGGCGGTAATAATGATGTTCCAccggaaaagaaaatgaaactgTAA
- the LOC5668290 gene encoding regulatory-associated protein of mTOR → MIETTEQSKDSNDAEDEDDALLPVCFNCERHRGKILGINCTTQCWRVRDRMKTVSVALVLCLNIGVDPPDVVKIDKCARVECWINPASYSPGKALEMISYQLQKQYERWQPRARYRHSLDPTMEDVKKLCTSLRRNAKEERVLFHYNGHGVPRPTANGEIWVFNRNFTQYIPLSIYDLQTWMGAPSIYVYDCSNAGIIVNSFHTFADQHELEVEHIRNRSGSTVGHTGGDLQAEDSRSSPSPSTGGAGTTTYRNCIQLAACAADQLLPMNPNLPADLFTSCLTTPVKMALRWFTLQSTSKLVPEVTEELIEKIPGQLNDRRTMMGELNWIFTAITDTIAWNTLRPELFQKLFRQDLLVASLFRNFLLAERILRAYDCTPISSPALPPSYRHPMWSAWDLALDQALAQLPDVLEKGKPFQHSPFFEEQLTAFQVWLEGSTEQRSPPEQLPIVLQVLLSQVHRLRALELLGHFVDLGPWAVNLALSVGIFPYVLKLLQSSAKELRPCLVFIWAKIVAVDGTCQIDLIREQGHKYFLIALQDTNPGGQPFKGNHRTYAAFVLASIVHNFPNGQSSALQGQLVSICLDQLNDDSNPLLRQWLAICLGHLWQNYEQARWSGVRDNANEKLYPLLSDPYPEVRAAAVYALGTFISSVKQRSDHANNIDRSTAMHLFSTVSNDMSPLVRMELIAALQWMVLFFESQFAGTFLQLDSPERTTNPMKRVLSTSNIIGVGKASVMVGFYQKLWNGFIALSKDPFPEVASMAQKVVDYVRADSAKEVTVCDKSSHHYGSAASVSLPPSPNTRVGYLAGESPPTHGGIHGPSDNGGSHHRLANQQTPLAMKKRIHAVNDSPAAGPDYTDSPDKLAYSQSSSHSLSSSTAPLKPIVGTQYIEWSVSFFAQPSKRMNEAKAAGTDHNSYEFLIRKSRWLRNKEVRAEGRTQRMKAIFKRLDVQSWSCRTQHAPTFIKLNPYDEQVAFAYKDRVIVVNMSTEVTHTLMPQRQSIYDSSSNLSSSSTSSGYHSLQHHGSHRLINQSFLEQHHPTPSQSQQPSLSSFPHQLKPSNEPLPAHGFGNHALAVTSLEFLNAHDVGVIMAGYSDSTIRLWRPKETSDENQLLSAWHGLLDFNTSSAAKVSCSEAAPAAHGGLVLAWHQRTQTIMAAGEAKYIRLWDAEREMRICDIPSGSDTAVLKLSCAPNGIFAAGFYDGSVRIFDRRCPPAETRCATIREHINPVLAICLRDDCESLVTADVSASVRLYDIRKAYSSVQNWSAGTDVSAMAIHTSADILACATSQIVIYGLDGVVLSSGRSNEGFMAPRKGVASCLSFHKYKLNLAAGYNDNTAAVLVP, encoded by the exons ATGATTGAAACAACAGAACAATCGAAAGACTCCAATGACGCGGAAGATGAGGATGATGCTTTGTTGCCGGTCTGTTTCAACTGTGAGCGACATCGGGGCAAGATCCTTGGCATCAACTGCACGACCCAATGTTGGCGTGTACGAGACCGCATGAAAACGGTGAGCGTGGCGCTGGTGCTGTGCCTCAACATCGGTGTCGACCCGCCGGATGTGGTCAAAATCGACAAGTGTGCGCGGGTAGAGTGCTGGATCAATCCGGCATCCTACTCGCCCGGGAAAGCGCTAGAGATGATCAGTTACCAGCTACAGAAGCAGTACGAACGGTGGCAGCCTCGCGCCCGCTATCGGCACTCACTCGACCCAACGATGGAGGACGTGAAGAAGCTGTGCACCTCGCTGCGTCGGAATGCGAAAGAGGAGCGTGTGCTGTTCCACTATAACGGCCACGGTGTGCCGCGTCCGACGGCCAATGGCGAAATTTGGGTGTTCAATCGGAATTTCACGCAGTACATCCCGCTGTCCATCTATGACCTGCAGACGTGGATGGGCGCTCCATCGATTTACGTGTACGATTGCTCAAACGCCGGCATTATCGTGAACAGTTTTCACACGTTCGCCGATCAGCACGAGCTTGAGGTGGAGCATATAAGGAATCGAAGCGGCAGCACGGTGGGACACACGGGCGGCGACCTACAGGCGGAGGATAGTCGCAGCTCACCCTCCCCTTCGACCGGGGGCGCTGGAACGACGACGTACCGGAACTGTATTCAGCTGGCGGCCTGCGCTGCCGATCAGTTGCTGCCGATGAATCCCAACCTGCCGGCGGATCTGTTCACCTCATGCCTTACTACGCCGGTCAAGATGGCGCTACGGTGGTTTACGCTTCAATCCACTTCCAAGCTGGTGCCGGAGGTGACAGAGGAGCTGATTGAGAAAATTCCCGGCCAGCTCAACGATAGGAGGACGATGATGGGTGAGCTGAACTGGATTTTTACCGCCATTACGGACACGATTGCGTGGAACACGCTGCGGCCCGAACTGTTCCAGAAGCTGTTCCGCCAGGACCTGCTGGTGGCGAGCCTGTTTCGCAACTTTCTGCTGGCCGAGCGTATCTTGCGGGCGTACGACTGCACGCCCATCTCTAGTCCGGCGTTGCCCCCCAGCTATCGGCATCCGATGTGGTCGGCGTGGGATTTGGCCCTAGACCAGGCGCTGGCCCAGCTGCCGGACGTGCTCGAGAAAGGAAAACCATTCCAGCATTCGCCCTTCTTCGAGGAGCAGCTGACGGCATTTCAGGTGTGGCTAGAGGGAAGCACCGAGCAGCGCAGCCCGCCCGAGCAGTTGCCGATCGTGCTGCAGGTGCTGCTGTCGCAGGTTCACCGATTGCGTGCCTTGGAGTTGTTGGGACACTTTGTTGATCTCGGTCCGTGGGCGGTTAATCTGGCGCTGAGCGTGGGCATCTTTCCGTACGTGCTGAAGCTCCTGCAAAGCTCGGCCAAGGAGCTGCGCCCGTGTCTGGTGTTCATCTGGGCGAAAATAGTTGCAGTGGATGGGACGTGCCAGATCGATCTTATCCGTGAGCAAGGTCATAAGTATTTCCTGATCGCCCTGCAAGACACCAATCCCGGCGGGCAACCGTTCAAGGGCAATCATCGAACGTACGCTGCGTTCGTGCTCGCTAGCATCGTGCACAACTTCCCGAACGGACAGTCGAGTGCACTGCAGGGGCAGCTCGTGTCCATCTGCCTCGATCAGCTGAACGACGACAGCAATCCACTGCTGCGGCAGTGGTTGGCCATCTGCTTGGGGCATCTGTGGCAGAACTACGAACAAGCACGGTGGTCCGGCGTGCGGGACAATGCGAACGAAAAACTGTACCCCCTGCTCAGCGATCCCTATCCGGAGGTGCGAGCTGCTGCCGTCTATGCGCTGGGCACGTTTATAAGCTCGGTAAAGCAACGGTCGGACCATGCGAACAACATCGATCGCTCGACTGCGATGCACCTTTTCTCCACGGTAAGCAACGATATGAGCCCGCTGGTACGCATGGAGCTGATTGCCGCGCTTCAGTGGATGGTGCTGTTCTTCGAGTCACAGTTTGCCGGCACGTTTTTGCAGCTGGACAGCCCCGAACGGACCACCAATCCGATGAAGCGCGTCCTAAGCACGAGCAATATTATTGGCGTTGGCAAAGCGTCCGTCATGGTTGGGTTCTATCAGAAGCTGTGGAACGGATTCATTGCCCTGTCGAAAGATCCCTTCCCGGAGGTTGCCTCGATGGCGCAGAAAGTCGTTGACTATGTGCGCGCCGACAGCGCCAAGGAGGTGACGGTGTGCGACAAAAGCTCGCACCACTACGGTAGCGCGGCCAGCGTCAGTTTACCTCCGTCACCGAACACTCGTGTCGGTTATCTAGCGGGCGAGTCGCCCCCAACGCACGGGGGAATACACGGCCCCAGTGACAACGGGGGCAGTCACCATCGTCTGGCGAATCAGCAGACGCCACTAGCAATGAAGAAGCGTATCCACGCGGTAAACGACAGTCCAGCGGCCGGACCGGATTATACGGACAGTCCGGATAAATTAGCGTATTCGCAATCGTCCTCACACTCCCTGTCGTCATCGACGGCTCCGCTGAAGCCGATCGTGGGGACTCAGTATATCGAATGGTCGGTCAGCTTCTTTGCCCAACCGTCGAAGCGTATGAACGAAGCGAAAGCGGCCGGTACGGATCACAATTCGTACGAATTTCTCATCCGCAAATCGCGCTGGTTGCGCAACAAAGAGGTACGAGCGGAGGGGCGTACGCAGCGCATGAAGGCGATCTTTAAGCGGCTAGATGTGCAAAGTTGGTCCTGCCGTACGCAGCATGCACCGACGTTCATCAAGCTAAATCCTTACGACGAACAGGTGGCTTTCGCATACAA GGATCGAGTCATCGTAGTGAATATGAGCACGGAAGTCACGCACACGCTAATGCCCCAACGACAATCGATTTACGACAGCTCCAGCAACctgtccagcagcagcaccagctccGGTTACCACAGCCTGCAGCACCATGGTTCGCACCGTCTAATTAATCAATCCTTCCTGGAGCAGCACCACCCGACGCCCTCACAGTCGCAACAGCCATCGTTATCATCGTTCCCGCACCAACTGAAGCCATCGAACGAGCCGCTGCCCGCGCACGGGTTTGGTAACCACGCACTGGCGGTCACGTCGCTGGAGTTCCTCAACGCGCACGACGTCGGTGTGATAATGGCCGGGTACAGCGACAGCACGATACGATTGTGGCGCCCGAAGGAGACGAGCGACGAAAACCAGCTGCTTTCGGCGTGGCACGGTTTGCTAGATTTCAATACATCAAGCGCAGCCAAGGTAAGCTGTAGCGAGGCGGCACCGGCCGCCCACGGCGGTCTGGTGCTCGCATGGCACCAGCGCACGCAAACGATAATGGCGGCGGGTGAAGCGAAATACATACGCCTGTGGGATGCTGAGCGGGAGATGCGTATCTGTGATATTCCGAGCGGCTCCGACACGGCCGTACTGAAGCTGTCCTGCGCGCCGAACGGTATATTTGCGGCCGGGTTTTACGATGGCAGTGTGCGCATATTCGATCGCCGCTGTCCGCCAGCCGAGACGCGCTGCGCAACCATACGGGAGCACATTAACCCGGTGCTGGCGATCTGCCTGCGCGACGATTGCGAATCGCTAGTGACCGCCGATGTGTCGGCTAGCGTACGGCTCTACGATATAAGGAAAGCGTACTCCTCCGTACAGAACTGGAGCGCCGGGACGGACGTGTCGGCGATGGCGATACACACGAGCGCCGACATTCTCGCCTGTGCAACCAGCCAGATCGTCATCTACGGGCTGGACGGTGTGGTGCTTAGCTCGGGCCGCAGCAACGAAGGATTCATGGCACCCCGGAAGGGTGTGGCCTCCTGTCTGTCGTTTCATAAATACAAACTCAATCTGGCGGCCGGCTACAACGACAATACCGCGGCGGTGCTAGTGCCATAG